GCACTCAAATCCATCTCATTTATTTCTCTGTCAGTATTAGTTCCATCACCGCCCATCATTAAATCTGTAATAATCTTAACATCTTCAGATTTTAATACTAATAAATTAGTTCCCTCTAAGCCTACTCTATACTTTACATCTACCGCAATAAAAGGTTTAGGATATAAAGTTGATAGCTCAGAAGCATTTACCCTAGATACCTCTGGAGTTGTAATTATAACCTTTTGTCCTAAAAGGGTAAATAAAGTTGTCGCTGCAGTTCCCATACTGATGTTTCCAATTTCTCCAAGCGCATCTATCTCCAATTCATTAAGAAAATCGTCACCAGCACTCGTATCTTCGTCAGTACCTCCATTCAATAATGCATCTATCTCTTCTTGTGAAAGCATATCGCTAACCATTTATCTCTTCACCATCCTTCTTGACCCCGGTGATCTTAACGGCCACTTTATTATTTACTAGACCTGGCTGGCAATTAAATTTCAACACAGATCCAACTTTGATTCTTGCTTCATTATTTGTGAAAGTATCAATTTTTATGACATCTCCCACTTGAAGGCCAACGAGTTCATCTACAGTTAATATAGATGTACCCATTTCTGCCTTTAAAATCACATAAGCTTTTCTCAATCTTTCTTCAATCATTTCACTGTTGCTTTCATGCATACCTTCTCTTTGAGTATTAGAAAACCAAAGTTTAGTACTCAATTTTTCAGCTATTGCCTCTATCGCCAAATGTGGTATACAAATATTAAACATCCCCTCTGCATCTCCTATTGCCATATTTAATGTTATAAGTGCAATTGTCTCACTAGGAGATATAATCTGCGCAAATTGAGGATTTGACTCTATTTTTTCCAAAGATGGTGTAAGTTCAATAACATTTTGCCACGCTTCTGTAAAAAGCTCTAGCATCTTCTCTACAATTCTTCGAAGTAAAGTCATTTCTATTTCAGTAAATGTCCTTGCTTCTCCAATTTGTTCTCCACTACCACCCAATAGTCTATCAATTATAACAAGTGCTAATTTAGGTGAAATATCTAATATTATATCGCCATGTAAAGGCTCAAATTTAACAATAGACAGAAATGCTGGATTCGAAATAGCAT
This genomic interval from Tissierellales bacterium contains the following:
- the fliM gene encoding flagellar motor switch protein FliM — encoded protein: MSEVLSQNEIDALLSALNSGEVDVDEIEEAPEKKVKNYDFRNPQKMAKDQLRTLEIIHDNFSRLLQTFLSGYLRAPVNIDVLTVDQYAFSEFSNAISNPAFLSIVKFEPLHGDIILDISPKLALVIIDRLLGGSGEQIGEARTFTEIEMTLLRRIVEKMLELFTEAWQNVIELTPSLEKIESNPQFAQIISPSETIALITLNMAIGDAEGMFNICIPHLAIEAIAEKLSTKLWFSNTQREGMHESNSEMIEERLRKAYVILKAEMGTSILTVDELVGLQVGDVIKIDTFTNNEARIKVGSVLKFNCQPGLVNNKVAVKITGVKKDGEEING